ACACAATTAAAGCTGTTATGGTAGCTACAATTGGTAAATAATTCTAATTTATGATAGTAAGTGAAGAAAAACTCATAAATAAACAGAACAAAATTGCTAAGAAAAAACATAAAGTTGAGATGATTTCAGCTTTTTCCATTCTATTTCTAATTATTGCAACTCTAATAATACTTTCATGAATATTTAAATGAACAAATACTACTGTTAAAATAGGACAAAATCAAGAAAAAATAATTGCACTAGGATTTTTTGATCTATTTAAAGCTCCATTAAAAGGTTTTGTTCAAAGAGCACAAATTATAGTTTTTGTTTTAACTATGGGAGCTTATATTAATGTTATTGTTGCTTCTAAAGCTTTAGAAGGTTTTTCTCAAACTATTGTTAGAAAAATGAAAGGAAAAGAAATCTGATCACTTATTCCGTTGATGATTTTCTTTTCTATTTGTGGAACAACAGTAGGATTAGCTGAAGAAGTAATAGCATTTCAAATGATTTGTATTCCTTTAATGGTAGCTGCAGGATTTGATAAATTTACTGGACTAATAGCAGTGCTAATTGGAACTGGAGTTGGTGTTTTAACATCAACTGTTAATCCGTTTGCTATTGGAATAGCTGTAACTAATTTAAATAAAGGATTAGATAAACAGATTACAAGTGTATCTGATGGCTTAGTTTGACGTATAATTTGTTGAATAATTCTAACTGCTCTTTCAATAGTTTTAGTAATGTTATATGCTAAGAAAGTAAAAAAAGATCAAACAAAATCAGTAGTATTTAAAACTTTAACAGAAGATAAAGAATTTTATTTATCTAATTCAGCTGAAAAAATAGTAATGGATTGAAAAAAGAAAACTAATTTAATAGTCTTTTTGATATCACTTATATTAATGGTTGTTTATTTAATAGGTTGAGATGATATTTTTCATACAACACATTCAGCTGATTTTGCAAGATGAATAAGAAATAATATACCTTATCTAACAGGAACAGATAAAGGATTTGGTAATGGTTCAGTTGATTCAGTAGCTGCTATATTTTTAATCACAGCAATAATTATGGGTATTATTAATGGATCTAGTGAAAAACAATTTTTAAAAGATTTTATTAATGGTGCTTCTAGATTGTTAAATGTATGTTTAATTATTGCGGTTGCTGCTGGTATAGGATGAATTTTAAAAGAAAGTCATATGCAAGAATTATTTGTCGAATCTCTTTCTAATTCTTTAGGTTCACTTAAATCTCCTATTTTAATTCTTTTAATAATGTTTATTTTCTTTATACCATTATCATTTTTAATACCATCAACTTCAGGATTTGCAACTGCTGTATTTCCTTTATTAGGTGGAGTAGTTATTAAAAATACAGATATACTAGCTTCTGGATCTATTACAGCATTCTCATTTGCTTCTGGATTAGTTAATTTAATAACTCCAACATCAGGTATTGTTATGGGTTCAATAGCAGTTGCTAGAATGGATTATGCTAAATTTATAAAATCAATGGCACCTTATATGTTGAT
This genomic window from Mycoplasma mycoides subsp. capri contains:
- a CDS encoding YfcC family protein — protein: MIVSEEKLINKQNKIAKKKHKVEMISAFSILFLIIATLIILSWIFKWTNTTVKIGQNQEKIIALGFFDLFKAPLKGFVQRAQIIVFVLTMGAYINVIVASKALEGFSQTIVRKMKGKEIWSLIPLMIFFSICGTTVGLAEEVIAFQMICIPLMVAAGFDKFTGLIAVLIGTGVGVLTSTVNPFAIGIAVTNLNKGLDKQITSVSDGLVWRIICWIILTALSIVLVMLYAKKVKKDQTKSVVFKTLTEDKEFYLSNSAEKIVMDWKKKTNLIVFLISLILMVVYLIGWDDIFHTTHSADFARWIRNNIPYLTGTDKGFGNGSVDSVAAIFLITAIIMGIINGSSEKQFLKDFINGASRLLNVCLIIAVAAGIGWILKESHMQELFVESLSNSLGSLKSPILILLIMFIFFIPLSFLIPSTSGFATAVFPLLGGVVIKNTDILASGSITAFSFASGLVNLITPTSGIVMGSIAVARMDYAKFIKSMAPYMLILTTSSLTLLLIGASIGKTIA